One Oryza glaberrima chromosome 10, OglaRS2, whole genome shotgun sequence DNA segment encodes these proteins:
- the LOC127752429 gene encoding purple acid phosphatase 3-like, protein MAVALALLAAMSALSSCTSPATAELTRLEHPVVDGAPLRLLVVGDWGRKGGYNQTRVAEQMGKVAEETEIDFVVSTGDNFLENGLAGVDDMAFHDSFMDVYTAKSLHKPWYLVLGNHDYRGNVLAQIDPALRKIDSRFICMRSFIVSAGIVDFFFVDTTPFQLQYWTDPGEDHYDWRGVAPRDAYIANLLEDVDAAMKKSTATWKIAVGHHTMRSVSAHGDTQELLELLLPVLKENGVDFYINGHDHCLEHISSRDSPIQYFTSGGGSKAWRGIFQQNEDKLQFFYDGQGFLSLELSENQARFAFYDVFGEALYHWSFSKANLQKVQSSASVTEE, encoded by the exons ATGGCTGTTGCACTCGCGCTCTTGGCTGCCATGTCGGCGCTCTCGTCGTGCACAAGTCCGGCCACCGCAGAGCTCACACGGCTCGAGCACCCGGTGGTCGACGGCGCGCCGctgcgcctcctcgtcgtcggcgactgGGGCCGGAAAGGCGGCTACAACCAGACAAGAGTTGCAGAACAG ATGGGGAAGGTTGCGGAGGAGACGGAGATCGACTTCGTCGTGTCGACCGGAGACAACTTCTTGGAGaacggcctcgccggcgtcgacgacaTGGCGTTCCATGACTCCTTCATGGATGTCTACACGGCGAAGAGCTTGCACAAGCCATGGTACCTTG TTCTTGGAAACCATGACTACAGGGGAAATGTGCTAGCACAGATTGACCCAGCTCTGAGGAAGATCGACAGCAGGTTCATCTGCATGAGATCCTTCATTGTCAGTGCAG GAATTGTCGATTTCTTCTTTGTCGACACGACCCCGTTTCAGCTCCAGTACTGGACTGATCCTGGAGAAGATCACTATGACTGGAGGGGAGTCGCGCCTCGGGATGCGTACATCGCCAATCTCCTCGAG GATGTTGATGCTGCAATGAAGAAATCAACTGCAACATGGAAGATAGCTGTAGGACATCATACCATGAGGAGTGTGAGTGCCCATGGAGACACCCAGGAGCTCCTTGAGCTTCTCCTTCCTGTCCTCAAG GAAAACGGTGTCGATTTCTACATCAATGGGCATGATCACTGCCTGGAGCACATCAGCAGCAGAGACAG TCCAATTCAGTACTTCACTAGTGGAGGCGGATCAAAGGCATGGAGAGGCATTTTTCAACAAAACGAAGACAAGCTCCAGTTCTTCTATGATGGACAAGGGTTCCTGTCACTTGAGCTCAGTGAGAACCAAGCTCGATTCGCCTTCTACGACGTTTTCGGTGAAGCTTTGTACCACTGGAGCTTCAGCAAAGCTAATCTGCAGAAGGTTCAGTCCTCTGCTAGTGTAACTGAAGAATGA
- the LOC127752428 gene encoding probable xyloglucan endotransglucosylase/hydrolase protein 28, with protein sequence MAASRCFLLLLLLLLSPLLASAGEEEEEAVLAMAARLRRPAAASFREGYTQLFGDSNLALHGDGKRVRISLDERTGAGFASQDAYLHGFFSASIKLPPDYAAGVVVAFYMSNGDVYEKTHDELDFEFLGNIKGREWRVQTNVYGNGSTSVGREERYGLWFDPTEDFHRYAILWSHDWIVFYIDETPIREVQRTKSMGVQFPSKPMSLYATIWDGSSWATSGGRYKVNYKYAPFVAEFSELMLHGCAMDTLTRAPMCTPDIANIHNAVAMSGRQRSAMERFRTKYMTYGYCYDRLRYPTPPSECNVGPEAELFLPTGEARSIDRHGRARRHRRGPADSAF encoded by the exons ATGGCCGCCTCTCGGTGCTTcttgcttctcctgctgctgctgctatctcCCTTACTGGCGTCcgctggggaggaggaggaggaggccgtgctggccatggcggccaggctgcggaggccggcggcggcgtcgttccGGGAGGGGTACACGCAGCTGTTCGGCGACTCCAACCTCGCGCTCCATGGCGACGGCAAGCGGGTCCGCATCTCCCTCGATGAGCGCACAG GCGCCGGATTCGCGTCGCAGGATGCGTATCTGCATGGCTTCTTCAGCGCCAGCATCAAGCTGCCGCCCGATTACGCCGCCGGTGTCGTCGTCGCCTTCTAT ATGTCGAATGGCGATGTGTATGAGAAGACGCATGATGAGCTGGACTTTGAGTTCCTAGGGAACATTAAGGGGAGGGAGTGGAGAGTGCAGACCAACGTGTATGGCAATGGCAGTACATCGGTCGGCAGGGAGGAGAGGTATGGCCTGTGGTTTGATCCGACGGAGGATTTCCATCGTTACGCCATTCTTTGGAGCCATGACTGGATCGT ATTCTACATTGATGAGACTCCAATCCGGGAGGTTCAGAGGACCAAATCCATGGGAGTTCAGTTCCCTTCCAAACCGATGTCGCTGTACGCCACAATCTGGGATGGCTCCAGCTGGGCTACCTCCGGTGGCCGGTACAAGGTGAACTACAAGTACGCCCCTTTCGTCGCAGAGTTTTCGGAACTCATGCTCCATGGCTGCGCTATGGACACCTTGACCCGTGCACCGATGTGCACACCGGACATTGCCAACATCCACAATGCCGTGGCCATGTCTGGTAGGCAGCGATCGGCGATGGAGAGGTTCAGGACGAAGTACATGACTTACGGCTACTGCTATGATCGTCTTCGGTATCCTACACCTCCATCAGAGTGCAATGTCGGCCCTGAGGCCGAGCTATTCCTCCCCACGGGTGAGGCGAGGTCCATCGACCGCCATGGACGAGCTAGGCGCCACCGTCGTGGTCCAGCTGATTCAGCATTCTGA
- the LOC127752426 gene encoding RNA demethylase ALKBH10B-like has product MAAPGPGWVVPPPPQPQPQQQQQAVVVDGRDGLVAWLRGEFAAANAIIDLLLAHARDAADPAGFDAVAAAVQRRRHHWAPVLHLQHYFPVTEVALALHHAAARQGPPPPPPPPRPPSGSAGAEGDDAAIASGGVKEVETSAEATQNSQLVSHISHATEAQPQKGLHVISNVVPVPTCFVVNEVIDGRMVNVLEGLKLYKGYVDLTEIGKVLSFVNEAKTMRRKPGLEGQTVVVAKRPMKGHGREIIQLGLPITEGPPEDEHLREVKVDPIPGVLQNLFDSLVHQKVVPSSPDYCVIDIFNEGDYSHPHHHPPWYGRPICTLCLTDCDMVFGHVIAADSRGDHAGPLKLSLSTGSVLVFEGKSADIAKRALPATSKQRILLSFGKSVSRKHVQSESSLLITPPLTPPPMPWAAPLRPGNIAIHPSSPKQLVYNPSNRVPAVSTPGLHHIPSNGIQTVFVAPLPITPKAVPFASAVTLPSSTAAWIAEAAPRPASPRLPLQGTGVFLPPGSGNPPPAQKLGVKHADAKPFFPQESSASSSGVSARAHKANGSVSSKPTRKDDMAEAKPKCNGSSDGGSSVAHAKATGGLEEQNVVAK; this is encoded by the exons ATGGCCGCGCCGGGGCCGGGGTgggtggtgccgccgccgccgcagccgcagccgcagcagcagcagcaggcggtggtggtggacggcCGGGACGGCCTCGTCGCGTGGCTGCGCGGCGAGTTCGCGGCGGCCAACGCCATCatcgacctcctcctcgcccacgCCCGCGACGCCGCCGATCCCGCCGGGTTCgacgccgttgccgccgccgtccagcgCAGGCGGCACCACTGGGCCCCCGTCCTCCACCTCCAGCATTACTTCCCCGTCACCGAGGTCGCCCTCGCGCttcaccacgccgccgcgcgccaggggccgccgcctcctcctccgccgccgcgccccccgaGCGGTAGCGCCGGTGCCGAGGGAGATGATGCTGCGATTGCCAGTG GAGGTGTGAAGGAAGTGGAGACATCGGCTGAAGCAACTCAGAATTCTCAGTTGGTTTCTCATATTTCACATGCTACAGAAGCCCAACCTCAGAAAG GACTTCATGTAATCAGTAATGTGGTTCCAGTCCCAACTTGCTTTGTGGTTAATGAAGTAATTGATGGCAGGATG GTGAATGTTCTAGAGGGGCTTAAGTTGTATAAAGGGTATGTAGATCTAACTGAGATAGGAAAGGTTCTTTCTTTTGTGAATGAAGCTAAGACTATGCGGCGTAAACCAGGACTGGAAG GGCAAACAGTCGTAGTTGCCAAAAGGCCAATGAAGGGTCATGGAAGAGAAATTATTCAGCTTGGTCTTCCCATCACAGAAGGCCCTCCTGAAGATGAACATTTAAGAG AGGTAAAGGTGGATCCTATTCCTGGTGTGCTTCAAAATCTGTTTGATAGCTTGGTTCATCAGAAAGTTGTCCCTTCCAGTCCAGATTACTGTGTTATCGATATCTTCAATGAG GGAGATTATTCTCAccctcatcatcatcctcctTGGTATGGTAGACCCATTTGTACACTCTGCCTGACTGACTGCGACATGGTATTTGGCCATGTTATTGCAGCAGATAGCCGAGGCGATCATGCAGGTCCACTGAAACTCTCACTCTCTACAGG GTCTGTTCTAGTTTTTGAGGGAAAGAGCGCTGATATAGCAAAACGGGCACTCCCTGCTACAAGTAAGCAGCGTATCTTACTAAGTTTTGGGAAGTCTGTGTCAAGGAAGCACGTTCAGTCGGAAAGCAGCTTGCTTATCACTCCCCCATTGACACCTCCTCCGATGCCTTGGGCTGCACCATTGAGGCCAGGGAACATAGCAATTCATCCCTCAAGTCCTAAACAGCTTGTCTACAACCCTAGCAATAGAGTACCTGCAGTTTCAACCCCTGGACTTCACCATATTCCATCCAATGGCATCCAGACAGTTTTCGTTGCACCACTTCCTATCACTCCAAAAGCTGTTCCATTTGCATCAGCTGTCACATTGCCGAGCAGTACAGCCGCATGGATCGCAGAAGCTGCTCCCAGGCCCGCTTCACCTCGTTTACCTCTTCAGGGTACAGGGGTATTCCTTCCTCCTGGATCAGGCAATCCACCCCCAGCTCAGAAGTTGGGCGTAAAACATGCTGATGCTAAACCATTTTTTCCACAAGAATCATCTGCCTCTTCATCTGGTGTAAGTGCTCGTGCACATAAGGCTAATGGTAGTGTTTCTTCCAAACCAACAAGGAAAGATGATATGGCTGAAGCTAAGCCAAAGTGCAATGGGAGTTCAGATGGTGGTAGCTCTGTTGCCCATGCCAAGGCAACTGGAGGTTTAGAGGAGCAGAATGTTGTCGCAAAGTAG